In Propionicimonas paludicola, a single window of DNA contains:
- a CDS encoding DUF2804 domain-containing protein yields MAERELLTSVSLTLPDGSLNPDAVGWARRPLVDTSGIDGRRGWPRNKRWEYWNVVTSTHVLAATVSSIDYAAVHEIWVFDRATEQTWGKAATVLPARGAVLPANLGDAAASARAQGLAIDITPEAGGVRLQARADRVSFDVLVSRPADQDCLAVVVPWSRRRFQYTVKDVAQPVSGSLVIDGTTHPVPAGESWAVLDHGRGRWPYDVHWNWGAGSGRVDGQVFGIQVGGKWTVGSGSTENGILLGGRLHKISEELDWRYDLADWRRPWRVIGGDLDATFTPDFDRTAVSNLGVISSRTDQCFGYWSGQYAGVSFEGIYGWAEDVHNRW; encoded by the coding sequence ATGGCTGAACGCGAACTCCTCACCTCGGTGAGCCTGACTCTTCCCGACGGCTCACTCAACCCGGACGCGGTGGGCTGGGCGCGGCGTCCGCTGGTGGACACCTCGGGGATCGACGGCCGCCGCGGTTGGCCGCGCAACAAGCGCTGGGAGTACTGGAACGTGGTCACTTCCACGCATGTGCTGGCCGCCACGGTGTCGTCGATCGACTACGCCGCCGTCCATGAGATCTGGGTGTTCGATCGGGCCACTGAGCAGACTTGGGGCAAGGCCGCCACGGTACTGCCGGCCCGTGGAGCGGTGCTGCCGGCCAACCTGGGCGACGCGGCGGCGTCCGCGCGGGCCCAGGGGTTGGCCATCGACATCACGCCCGAGGCGGGCGGGGTTCGGCTCCAGGCACGGGCGGACCGGGTCTCCTTCGACGTTCTGGTCAGTCGTCCGGCCGACCAGGATTGCCTGGCTGTGGTCGTCCCGTGGTCGCGACGCCGCTTCCAGTACACGGTCAAGGATGTCGCGCAGCCGGTGTCCGGCTCGCTGGTGATCGACGGGACCACTCATCCGGTGCCGGCCGGCGAGTCCTGGGCCGTGCTCGACCATGGACGCGGTCGCTGGCCCTATGACGTCCATTGGAACTGGGGTGCCGGGTCGGGGCGGGTGGACGGTCAGGTGTTCGGCATCCAGGTCGGTGGCAAGTGGACGGTCGGCAGCGGCTCCACCGAGAACGGCATTCTGCTCGGCGGGCGACTGCACAAGATCTCCGAGGAACTGGACTGGCGCTATGACCTGGCCGACTGGCGGCGTCCCTGGCGAGTGATCGGCGGGGACCTGGACGCCACCTTCACTCCGGATTTCGACCGCACTGCCGTGAGCAATCTCGGCGTCATTTCCTCGCGCACCGACCAGTGCTTCGGGTACTGGTCCGGGCAGTATGCCGGGGTCTCCTTCGAGGGCATCTACGGCTGGGCGGAGGACGTCCATAACCGCTGGTGA
- a CDS encoding spermidine synthase, whose product MSRPELIARAHTPLGDVVLRRRDEDTGPVDELVVNGVFAMDSFEVASELALADAASAAEGSAPGRVLVGGLGLGYTAARLLDNGAAAVRVVELAAPLVEWALARITPQLGRVADDPRTELVVDDIVNVIEADPGSWEAILLDVDNGPSFLIHDENARVYSTDFLATCLSRLTPGGRLVIWCEQASPDLEITLRRLTGQVELILVPVSREGRSFDYALYRAVPS is encoded by the coding sequence GTGAGCAGGCCGGAGTTGATCGCGCGGGCACATACCCCGCTGGGCGACGTGGTTCTGCGCCGCCGCGATGAGGACACCGGGCCGGTGGACGAACTGGTGGTCAATGGGGTGTTCGCCATGGACTCCTTCGAGGTCGCCTCAGAACTCGCCCTGGCCGACGCGGCGTCCGCCGCTGAGGGCAGCGCACCCGGACGAGTGCTGGTCGGCGGCCTGGGTCTGGGCTATACGGCGGCCCGGCTGCTCGATAACGGCGCCGCAGCGGTGCGCGTCGTCGAGCTGGCCGCACCGCTGGTCGAATGGGCACTGGCCCGGATCACACCGCAGTTGGGCCGGGTGGCCGACGATCCCCGCACCGAGCTGGTGGTCGATGACATCGTGAACGTCATCGAGGCCGATCCCGGCTCCTGGGAAGCGATCCTGCTCGACGTCGACAACGGCCCCAGCTTCCTGATCCACGACGAGAACGCCCGGGTCTACTCCACCGACTTCCTGGCCACTTGCCTGAGCAGGCTCACCCCCGGCGGACGGCTGGTGATCTGGTGCGAGCAGGCCAGCCCGGACCTCGAGATCACCCTGCGCCGGCTCACCGGACAGGTCGAGCTCATTCTGGTTCCGGTCAGCCGCGAGGGCCGCAGCTTCGACTACGCCCTGTACCGGGCGGTTCCGAGCTAG
- a CDS encoding NAD-dependent succinate-semialdehyde dehydrogenase: protein MTQLPAGVPTELFIGGVWRDGSSAERFVVQNPATASTLAEVASATPQDAVAALDAAVAAQESWSRTPPRRRAELLRAGFEAVTARADDFALLMTLEMGKPLAESRGEVAYGAEFLRWFSEETPRIYGRYSIAPDGANRILVSKRPVGPCLLITPWNFPLAMATRKVAPALAAGCTVVVKPAALTPLTTLLFAKVMQEVGVPDGVINVIPTAHSGATTAPLFADPRLRKLSFTGSTEVGQALLRQAASNVLRTSMELGGNAPFLVFADADLDAAVEGAFAAKLRNGGQACTAANRIYVESPIAEEFAAKLSAKVAAVKVGPGVEAGVGLGPVIDSDALGRIGGLVSEAQELGGRLLVGGHRVDGPGYFFEPTVLVDVPRQARVLTEEIFGPVVPIATFDSEDDAVAVANSTPFGLISYLYTTDLSRALRLSERIETGMLAVNAGVISNPAAPFGGVKQSGLGREGSAEGIEEYLETVYIGIADPFAGV, encoded by the coding sequence ATGACGCAACTTCCTGCAGGCGTCCCCACTGAGCTCTTCATCGGGGGAGTGTGGCGCGACGGCAGCTCGGCTGAGCGTTTCGTCGTACAGAACCCGGCCACGGCGTCCACCCTGGCCGAAGTGGCATCAGCCACCCCCCAGGACGCGGTGGCTGCTCTGGACGCGGCCGTCGCCGCCCAGGAGTCCTGGTCGCGGACGCCGCCACGGCGCCGCGCCGAGCTGCTCCGGGCCGGCTTCGAGGCGGTGACCGCCCGCGCCGACGACTTCGCGCTGCTGATGACCTTGGAGATGGGCAAGCCGCTGGCCGAGTCCCGCGGTGAGGTGGCCTACGGTGCGGAGTTCCTGCGCTGGTTCTCCGAGGAGACGCCGCGGATCTACGGCCGCTACTCGATCGCGCCGGACGGGGCCAACCGGATCCTGGTCTCCAAGCGTCCGGTCGGGCCGTGCCTGCTGATCACGCCGTGGAACTTCCCGCTGGCCATGGCCACCCGCAAGGTGGCGCCGGCGCTGGCCGCCGGCTGCACCGTGGTGGTCAAGCCGGCCGCGCTCACCCCGCTGACCACCTTGCTGTTTGCCAAGGTGATGCAGGAGGTCGGCGTCCCGGACGGAGTGATCAACGTCATCCCGACCGCCCACTCCGGAGCCACCACGGCCCCGCTGTTCGCCGATCCGCGGCTGCGCAAGCTGTCCTTCACCGGTTCCACCGAGGTGGGTCAGGCGCTGCTGCGGCAGGCGGCGAGCAACGTCCTGCGGACGTCGATGGAACTCGGCGGCAACGCACCCTTCCTGGTCTTCGCCGATGCCGACCTGGACGCGGCTGTCGAGGGCGCTTTCGCGGCCAAGCTCCGCAATGGCGGCCAAGCCTGCACCGCGGCCAATCGAATCTATGTCGAGTCGCCGATCGCCGAGGAGTTCGCGGCCAAGCTGTCGGCCAAGGTCGCCGCCGTCAAGGTCGGGCCGGGTGTCGAGGCGGGGGTCGGGCTCGGCCCGGTCATCGACAGCGACGCGCTCGGCCGGATCGGTGGCCTGGTCAGCGAGGCGCAGGAACTCGGCGGACGGCTGCTGGTCGGCGGCCATCGGGTGGACGGGCCTGGTTACTTCTTCGAGCCGACGGTGCTGGTGGACGTCCCGCGTCAGGCTCGGGTGCTCACCGAGGAGATCTTCGGCCCGGTGGTGCCGATCGCCACCTTCGACTCCGAGGACGACGCGGTGGCCGTGGCCAATAGCACTCCGTTCGGGTTGATCTCCTACCTCTACACCACGGACCTGTCTCGGGCGCTGCGGCTGTCGGAGCGGATCGAGACCGGCATGCTCGCGGTGAACGCCGGGGTGATCTCGAACCCGGCCGCGCCCTTCGGCGGGGTCAAGCAGTCCGGTCTGGGCCGCGAGGGGAGTGCGGAGGGCATCGAGGAGTACCTCGAGACCGTGTACATCGGGATCGCCGACCCCTTCGCCGGGGTCTAG
- the gabT gene encoding 4-aminobutyrate--2-oxoglutarate transaminase, giving the protein MITQQRKLVTELPGPISKSLAQRRVAAVSSAVSGGSDIYVAGAEGAILLDVDGNQIIDFGSGIGVTSVGHSDPRVVAAVTEQAASFGHTCFMVNPYENYIELCEKIAEVTPGDFDKRSVLLNSGAEAVENAVKIARAYTGRQAVVVFDHAYHGRTNLTMAMTAKVSPYKDGFGPFAPEIYRVGMAYPYRWPTGPENCAEEAFADFVGQVHIQVGEQHVAAVVLEPIQGEGGFIVPAPGFLAKLVEWCHANGVVFIADEVQSGFCRTGAWFAVEHEGIVPDLITTAKALGGGLPIAAVTGRAEIMNAPVPGGLGGTFGGNPLSCAAALAAIETMEAEDLPGKARRIGEVLSARLTALATQFPQIGEVRGRGAMMAIEIIVPDGSKAPDAALTKAVVAACIRRGVAMLSCGSFGNVIRMLPPLVSDISLIEDAMDVLAEAFAEVLG; this is encoded by the coding sequence ATGATCACCCAACAGCGCAAGCTGGTCACCGAACTGCCCGGGCCGATCTCGAAGTCCCTGGCACAGCGCCGGGTGGCTGCGGTGTCGTCCGCGGTGAGCGGGGGCAGCGACATCTACGTGGCTGGTGCCGAGGGGGCGATCCTGCTCGACGTCGACGGCAATCAGATCATCGACTTCGGCTCCGGAATCGGGGTCACCTCGGTCGGCCACTCCGACCCGCGAGTGGTGGCCGCGGTCACCGAGCAGGCGGCGTCCTTCGGGCACACCTGCTTCATGGTGAACCCTTACGAGAACTACATCGAGCTGTGCGAGAAGATCGCTGAGGTCACCCCCGGCGACTTCGATAAGCGCTCGGTGCTGCTCAACTCCGGTGCCGAGGCCGTCGAGAACGCCGTGAAGATCGCCCGGGCCTACACCGGCCGGCAGGCCGTGGTGGTCTTCGACCACGCCTACCACGGGCGGACGAACCTGACCATGGCCATGACCGCCAAGGTGTCGCCGTACAAGGACGGCTTCGGCCCGTTCGCGCCGGAGATCTACCGAGTCGGGATGGCCTACCCCTATCGCTGGCCAACCGGTCCGGAGAACTGCGCCGAGGAGGCCTTCGCCGACTTCGTCGGGCAGGTGCACATCCAGGTGGGCGAGCAGCACGTCGCGGCCGTGGTGTTGGAGCCGATCCAGGGTGAGGGTGGCTTCATCGTCCCCGCACCTGGCTTCCTGGCCAAGCTGGTCGAGTGGTGCCACGCCAACGGTGTGGTGTTCATCGCCGACGAGGTGCAAAGCGGCTTCTGCCGTACCGGCGCCTGGTTCGCCGTCGAGCACGAGGGGATCGTCCCCGACCTGATCACCACGGCCAAGGCGCTCGGTGGTGGGCTGCCGATCGCCGCAGTGACCGGACGGGCCGAGATCATGAACGCACCCGTCCCCGGTGGCCTGGGTGGCACCTTCGGTGGAAACCCCCTGTCGTGTGCGGCCGCGTTGGCTGCCATCGAAACCATGGAGGCCGAGGATCTGCCGGGTAAGGCGCGCCGGATCGGCGAAGTGCTGTCGGCTCGGCTGACCGCCTTGGCGACGCAGTTCCCACAGATCGGTGAGGTCCGTGGCCGCGGCGCCATGATGGCCATCGAGATCATCGTTCCGGACGGTTCGAAGGCTCCCGACGCTGCCCTGACCAAGGCAGTGGTGGCGGCCTGCATCCGCCGCGGAGTGGCGATGCTCAGCTGTGGCAGTTTCGGCAATGTGATCCGGATGCTGCCGCCGCTGGTCAGTGACATCTCACTGATCGAGGACGCCATGGACGTCCTGGCCGAGGCCTTCGCCGAAGTGCTCGGCTGA
- a CDS encoding saccharopine dehydrogenase family protein: protein MRVLVVGAGGVGDAVARIAARRSFFEVMVIADYDLAKAQATVAAAEAAGGGGRFRAAFVDASDPASVTALALEHQATHVLNAVDPRFVMPIFDGAFAAGADYLDMAMSLSHPHPSEPYAQVGVKLGDEQFAKASEWEAAGRLALVGIGVEPGLSDVFARYAADHLFSEIDELGTRDGANLVVRDDNGEEIFAPSFSIWTTIEECLNPPVIHEAGRGWYTTPPFSEPEVFDFPEGIGPVECVNVEHEEVLLMPRWVDAKRVTFKYGLGDEFIGVLKTLHALGLDRTEPVSVKGVKVSPRDVVAAVLPDPATIGPRMTGKTCAGLWVTGLGKDGQPRRTYLYHVVDNEWAMANYGAQCVVWQTAINPVVALELLATGVWSGAGVRGPESFDAVPFLELLAGAAPAGYDSKWGLEDR from the coding sequence ATGCGCGTCCTCGTTGTCGGAGCCGGAGGAGTGGGCGACGCAGTCGCCCGAATCGCCGCCCGACGCAGTTTCTTCGAGGTGATGGTGATTGCGGACTACGACCTGGCAAAGGCGCAGGCGACGGTAGCCGCAGCAGAGGCCGCCGGGGGAGGTGGACGCTTCCGGGCTGCATTCGTGGACGCGTCCGATCCCGCCTCGGTGACCGCACTGGCCCTCGAACACCAGGCAACTCACGTGTTGAATGCGGTCGATCCGCGGTTCGTGATGCCGATCTTCGACGGCGCCTTCGCCGCCGGGGCCGACTACCTGGACATGGCCATGAGCCTGTCCCACCCGCACCCGTCCGAGCCGTACGCCCAGGTCGGGGTGAAGCTCGGCGACGAGCAGTTCGCTAAGGCCTCCGAGTGGGAGGCTGCCGGACGGCTGGCCCTGGTCGGGATCGGCGTCGAGCCCGGCCTGTCGGACGTCTTCGCCCGCTACGCGGCTGACCACCTGTTCAGCGAGATCGACGAGCTGGGCACCCGGGACGGCGCCAACCTGGTCGTCCGTGACGACAACGGTGAGGAAATCTTCGCCCCGTCCTTCTCGATCTGGACCACCATCGAGGAGTGCCTGAACCCGCCGGTGATCCACGAGGCCGGACGCGGCTGGTACACCACGCCGCCGTTCAGCGAGCCGGAGGTCTTCGACTTCCCCGAGGGGATCGGGCCGGTCGAATGCGTGAACGTCGAGCACGAGGAAGTGCTGCTGATGCCGCGCTGGGTGGACGCCAAGCGGGTCACCTTCAAGTACGGACTCGGTGACGAGTTCATCGGGGTCCTGAAGACTCTGCACGCGCTGGGCCTGGATCGCACCGAGCCGGTGTCGGTGAAGGGCGTGAAGGTCTCTCCGCGCGATGTGGTGGCCGCTGTGCTGCCCGACCCGGCCACCATCGGGCCGCGGATGACCGGCAAGACCTGCGCCGGACTGTGGGTCACCGGACTCGGCAAGGACGGCCAGCCGCGCCGCACCTACCTCTACCACGTGGTCGACAACGAGTGGGCCATGGCGAATTACGGCGCCCAGTGCGTGGTCTGGCAGACCGCCATCAACCCGGTGGTGGCTCTGGAGTTGCTGGCCACCGGGGTCTGGTCAGGGGCTGGAGTGCGCGGTCCGGAGTCCTTCGACGCAGTACCTTTCTTGGAGTTGCTCGCCGGGGCGGCCCCGGCCGGCTATGACTCGAAGTGGGGGCTGGAAGACCGATGA
- a CDS encoding ABC transporter permease yields the protein MAWLRRNAVVIIGLLVMAYILLPNLVVVIFSFNKPNGRYNYEWNHFSLDAWLDPCGSPGMCEALGLSIWVAVVASLASTVIGTMAAFALGRYRFRGRAATNLLVFLPMATPEVVMGSSLLTLFVAMGMESGQTTILIAHILFTLSFVVTTVKARVASLDPALEQAAADLYATPAQAFWKVTFPLVAPGIGAGALLAFALSFDDYIVTNFNAGATTVTFPMFVWGAAQRGTPVQINVIGTVMFLGAVGIVGIAQAIGARKRKAD from the coding sequence ATGGCGTGGCTTCGTCGCAATGCCGTGGTGATCATCGGCCTGCTGGTGATGGCCTACATCCTGTTGCCCAACCTGGTCGTGGTGATCTTCTCCTTCAACAAGCCGAACGGGCGCTACAACTACGAGTGGAACCACTTCTCGCTGGACGCCTGGCTGGATCCCTGCGGCAGCCCGGGCATGTGCGAGGCCCTCGGTCTGAGCATCTGGGTGGCCGTGGTGGCGTCCCTGGCTTCGACGGTGATCGGCACCATGGCCGCCTTTGCGCTGGGCCGCTACCGGTTCCGTGGACGGGCAGCTACCAACCTGTTGGTCTTCTTGCCGATGGCCACCCCCGAGGTGGTGATGGGTTCCTCACTGTTGACCCTGTTCGTGGCTATGGGGATGGAGTCCGGCCAGACCACCATCCTGATCGCTCACATCCTGTTCACCCTGTCCTTCGTGGTGACCACAGTGAAGGCCCGAGTGGCTTCACTGGATCCCGCGCTGGAGCAGGCCGCCGCCGATCTCTACGCCACACCCGCGCAGGCCTTCTGGAAGGTCACCTTCCCGTTGGTCGCGCCCGGTATCGGGGCTGGCGCGCTGCTGGCCTTCGCGCTGAGCTTCGACGACTACATCGTGACGAACTTCAATGCCGGGGCCACCACGGTGACCTTCCCGATGTTCGTCTGGGGTGCCGCACAGCGTGGCACTCCGGTGCAGATCAACGTGATCGGCACCGTCATGTTCCTCGGCGCGGTCGGCATCGTCGGCATCGCCCAGGCAATTGGCGCGAGAAAGAGAAAGGCTGACTGA